One genomic segment of Brassica napus cultivar Da-Ae chromosome A3, Da-Ae, whole genome shotgun sequence includes these proteins:
- the LOC106439557 gene encoding protein CUP-SHAPED COTYLEDON 2: MEENLPPGFRFHPTDEELITHYLCRKVSDTGFTGKAVVDVDFNKCEPWDLPAKASMGEKEWYFFNLRDRKYPTGLRTNRATEAGYWKTTGKDKEIYQSGVLVGMKKTLVFYKGRAPKGEKSNWVMHEYRLETKQPFKPAKEEWVVCRVFEKSTTARKPQEQQPQSSFGSPCDASSSMANEFEDIELPNLNSISSTIDYNHIHQYSQNGVYSQDNTTTSTACLNMNMATNNIPSWSTTNLLGQPLSPINSLLLKAFQIRNSCININPSTLQQGVSNIMQNGSSSSQPQPQEEAFNMDSIW, from the exons ATGGAAGAAAATCTTCCTCCGGGGTTCAGATTTCATCCTACAGACGAGGAGCTGATAACGCATTATCTTTGTCGGAAAGTCTCCGATACTGGATTCACCGGTAAAGCTGTCGTCGACGTTGATTTCAACAAGTGTGAACCTTGGGATTTGCCAG CCAAAGCTTCAATGGGAGAGAAAGAGTGGTACTTCTTCAACCTAAGAGACCGGAAATACCCAACCGGTTTAAGGACAAACCGAGCAACTGAAGCCGGTTATTGGAAAACCACAGGTAAAGATAAAGAGATATACCAAAGTGGAGTGCtggttgggatgaagaaaacCCTTGTTTTCTACAAAGGAAGAGCTCCAAAGGGTGAAAAAAGCAATTGGGTTATGCATGAGTATAGGCTTGAGACCAAACAACCCTTCAAACCCGCTAAG GAGGAATGGGTAGTGTGTAGGGTTTTCGAAAAGAGCACAACAGCAAGGAAACCACAAGAACAACAACCTCAATCATCTTTTGGATCTCCATGCGATGCAAGCTCATCAATGGCAAATGAGTTTGAAGATATCGAGCTTCCAAATCTGAATTCAATCTCATCAACCATCGATTACAACCATATTCATCAATACTCGCAAAACGGTGTTTATTCACAAGACAATACAACAACAAGCACGGCTTGTCTCAATATGAACATGGCTACTAATAATATCCCGTCTTGGTCGACAACAAACCTACTTGGTCAGCCTTTATCTCCAATAAACTCTTTGTTGCTCAAGGCTTTCCAAATTAGGAACTCTTGTATAAATATCAATCCTTCTACTCTTCAACAAGGAGTCTCCAATATCATGCAAAATGGTTCAAGTTCGTCTCAACCCCAGCCGCAAGAGGAAGCTTTTAATATGGACTCCATATGGTGA
- the LOC106439554 gene encoding NADH dehydrogenase [ubiquinone] 1 beta subcomplex subunit 10-B has protein sequence MGRKKGLPEFEETAPDGFDPANPYKDPVAMVEMREHIVREKWIQIEKAKILREKVKWCYRVEGVNHYQKCRHLVQNYLESTRGVGWGKDHRPVSLHGPKPEAVEAE, from the exons ATGGGGAGAAAGAAGGGATTGCCGGAGTTCGAAGAGACGGCGCCGGATGGATTCGATCCGGCGAATCCATACAAGGATCCGGTGGCGATGGTGGAGATGAGAGAGCACATAGTTCGGGAGAAGTGGATTCAGATCGAGAAGGCGAAGATCTTGCGTGAGAAGGTCAAATGGTGTTACCGTGTCGAAGGCGTTAACCATTACCAGAAATGCCGTCATCTTGTCCAGAACTATCTCGAATCTACTCGCGGCGTCGGATGGGGGAAAGACCACCGTCCTGTCTCCCTCCACG GTCCTAAGCCTGAGGCTGTTGAAGCTGAATAA
- the LOC106439556 gene encoding CRM-domain containing factor CFM3, chloroplastic/mitochondrial translates to MAALLPTNITEMPLRSPFLLTSTSRYSSSPSLHALIFHSLSPKPYRHIVQPLSSLRTSERNNRSHNNRRSDHRSPKPTPPWIDKWPPSSSDEKANERGNLQSSEEESEAKRRYLEKDKGQSSIERIVLRLRNLGLAASDDEEDDDNDGGDGEEDVKKPVTGEERLGDLLKREWVRPDVILAEGEESGDEEDDDVLLPWEKNEEEQVAERIEGDGGLAVKKRRARAPSLAELTVEDSELRRLRRDGMYLRVRINIPKAGLTQAVMEKIHDTWRKEELVRLKFHEVLARDMKTAHEIVERRTGGMVIWRAGSVMVVYRGRDYQGPSAVSNQTARPEETLFVPDVSSAGDEATNAKDNNQNAPPEIKDPIVKNPIRKESMTEEEAEFNQLLDSLGPRFQEYWGTGVLPVDADLLPPTIPGYKTPFRLLPTGMRSNLTNAEMTNLRKIGKTLPCHFALGRNRNHQGLAAAILKLWEKSLIAKIAVKRGIQNTNNKLMAEEIKTLTGGVLLLRNKYYIVIYRGKDFLPSSVAATLAERQELTKEIQDVEEKVRNRDIEATQPVGDKVPAEAGTLAEFYEAQARWGKEITPDHREKMIEEASRVASARVVKRIQHKLNLAQSKFQRAEKLLSKVEASMIPSGPDYDQEVISEEERIMFRKVGLKMKSYLPLGIRGVFDGVIENMHLHWKHRELVKLISKQKSLAFVEDTARLLEYESGGVLVAIEKVPKGFALIYYRGKNYQRPISLRPRNLLTKAKALKRSIAMQRHEALSQHISELEKTIEQMQNELTAKNPSYNESEWENDDDDEDGGEEEKDDAEDDESDWDEADTESTISSLEEADYPLR, encoded by the exons ATGGCGGCTTTGCTTCCGACTAATATTACAGAAATGCCACTGAGAAGCCCCTTTCTTCTAACCTCGACCTCTCGCTACTCTTCTTCTCCGTCGCTCCACGCCTTGATCTTCCATTCACTATCTCCGAAACCTTACCGTCACATTGTTCAACCACTCTCTTCCCTCCGTACGAGCGAGCGCAACAACAGGAGCCATAACAACCGCCGATCGGATCACCGGAGCCCTAAACCCACCCCTCCTTGGATAGACAAGTGGCCTCCCTCATCTTCCGACGAGAAAGCGAACGAGCGAGGTAATCTCCAGTCGTCGGAGGAGGAATCCGAGGCGAAACGCCGCTACTTGGAGAAGGATAAAGGACAGAGCTCGATTGAGAGGATCGTTCTCCGTCTACGGAACTTAGGATTAGCAGCTTCTGACGACGAGGAGGACGATGATAACGACGGAGGAGACGGCGAGGAGGATGTGAAGAAGCCGGTGACTGGAGAAGAGAGGTTAGGCGATTTGCTGAAGAGAGAGTGGGTGAGGCCTGATGTGATTCTCGCTGAGGGAGAAGAGAGTGGCGATGAGGAGGACGATGATGTGTTGTTGCCGTGGGAGAAGAACGAGGAAGAACAGGTGGCGGAGAGGATTGAAGGAGATGGAGGACTGGCGGTGAAGAAGAGGAGAGCTAGAGCTCCGTCGTTGGCGGAGCTTACGGTTGAGGATTCTGAGCTACGGAGGCTGAGGAGAGACGGGATGTATCTGAGGGTGAGGATTAATATACCTAAAGCTGGGCTTACGCAGGCGGTGATGGAGAAGATTCATGATACTTGGAGGAAAGAGGAGCTTGTGAGGCTTAAGTTTCATGAGGTGCTTGCTCGTGATATGAAGACGGCTCATGAGATTGTTGAG CGTCGAACTGGTGGAATGGTGATATGGAGAGCAGGAAGTGTAATGGTGGTTTACCGTGGACGTGACTATCAAGGACCTTCTGCAGTCTCTAACCAAACGGCCAGACCTGAAGAAACACTGTTTGTTCCAGATGTATCTTCTGCTGGCGATGAAGCAACAAATGCCAAAGATAATAATCAAAACGCACCCCCGGAAATCAAAGATCCGATTGTCAAGAACCCTATTCGCAAGGAGAGTATgacagaagaagaagctgagttTAACCAACTGTTAGACAGCTTAGGCCCACGTTTTCAAGAGTATTGGGGTACGGGTGTGCTGCCTGTGGACGCCGACTTGCTACCTCCTACGATTCCTGGCTATAAAACACCGTTTAGGCTTCTTCCTACTGGGATGAGATCAAATTTGACCAATGCCGAGATGACAAATCTGAGGAAGATTGGTAAAACTCTCCCCTGCCATTTTGCTCTTG GTAGGAACAGAAATCACCAAGGATTGGCAGCTGCTATACTCAAGCTCTGGGAGAAAAGTCTGATTGCAAAGATCGCCGTGAAGCGAGGTATCCAGAATACAAACAACAAACTGATGGCGGAAGAGATAAag ACATTGACAGGGGGTGTATTGCTGCTCAGAAACAAGTATTACATCGTAATATACCGTGGGAAGGACTTCCTTCCTTCAAGTGTCGCAGCTACTTTGGCGGAGAGACAAGAGTTGACAAAAGAGATTCAAGACGTCGAAGAAAAAGTAAGAAATCGAGACATTGAGGCTACTCAACCTGTTGGAGATAAAGTTCCAGCGGAAGCTGGCACTCTAGCTGAGTTTTATGAGGCTCAAGCCCGATGGGGGAAAGAGATAACTCCGGATCATCGGGAAAAGATGATCGAAGAAGCTTCAAGGGTCGCGAGTGCCAGAGTTGTTAAACGAATCCAGCACAAACTCAACCTT GCACAATCGAAATTTCAAAGAGCAGAGAAACTGTTGTCCAAAGTAGAAGCCTCCATGATTCCAAGCGGACCTGATTATGATCAAGAAGTCATCTCTGAGGAAGAAAGAATCATGTTCCGGAAAGTGGGATTGAAAATGAAGTCTTACTTACCCTTAG GTATCCGTGGTGTATTCGATGGGGTCATCGAGAATATGCATCTACATTGGAAGCACAGAGAACTGGTGAAGCTTATATCGAAACAGAAGAGTCTTGCGTTTGTTGAAGACACGGCTCGGTTACTAGAATACGAGAGCGGTGGGGTTCTTGTGGCAATAGAAAAGGTTCCTAAAGGATTTGCTCTTATTTATTACCGTGGAAAGAATTACCAGAGACCCATTAGCTTGAGACCAAGAAACCTTCTCACTAAAGCAAAAGCATTGAAACGTTCCATCGCAATGCAACGCCATGAGGCACTTAGTCAGCATATCTCTGAACTGGAAAAAACAATAGAGCAGATGCAAAACGAACTT ACTGCAAAAAACCCGTCATACAATGAATCAGAATGGGAGAatgatgatgacgatgaagATGGAGGCGAGGAGGAGaaagatgatgcagaggatgatGAGAGTGACTGGGATGAAGCTGATACTGAATCTACAATTTCTAGTTTAGAAGAAGCTGATTATCCATTACGCTAA